GACCAGCAATCTGTGGACGCCCTGCACACGCTCGGTCGTGACCTTGCCGGCGGCTCGACCACATCGTTCGACCTCGTGGTCGTGCTCAACCCGGAAGGATGCAATGACGGCGTGACGCTGACGCTGTTCGGCTTCCCGCAAGTCGAGCTGTCCACGTTGAGGGTGTCCCGGACGGTCGACGCGATCAACGATCTCGAGGTCAACAACACCATCCGCACGCCAGGGTGCGGCCCCCACGACCGAGCGGCATAGGAGTGCGGGGGTCGTGTCGTACACGGAAGGACCGAACGCACGAATCGGTCGACCCGTCACGCGACAAAGCGTCCGTGAGTGCTCCTTCGGTCCTTCGGTGTACGACAACGGCGCGAACCCATCCCGGCATGAGAGCGCGTTAGGTCAGACCTCGACCTCCCTGCGAACGGGACCCGCCCGCTCAGAAGCCGCCGGCGTGCACGACCGGCTCGCCGTCGAGGACCGCCTGCACGATCCGCCGGGCGACCCGGTCGGGGTCGAGCCCGGTGGGCAGCTTCGGTGCGGACCCGGCGAGAGGGCGGTCGGCGAGGCCCGTCTCGGTGTGCGGAGGCCTGACGTCGTGGACGGTGATGCCGACCCGGCGCAGCTCACGCGACAGCGCCTGGTCGGCGGCGGCCAGGGCGGCCTTGCTGGCGCTGTAGGCGACCATGCCGGGCAGCGGCTGCTCGGCCACCACCCCGGGGAGGTTGACGACGAAGCCGCCCGCCTCGGCCAGCGCGGGCTGTACGCGGCGTAAGAGCCACAGCGGACCGAGCACGTTGACGAGGAAGAGCTGCTCAAGCACGGCGTCGTCGGTGTCGGCCAGCGTGCCGAAGGCGACCACCCCGGCCGCGTTCACCACGCCGTCGAGACGACCATGGGCCTCCGTGGCGACGGTGACGACCCGCTCGCCGAGCTCCGCGTCGGTCAGGTCCCCGACCACCACCTCGCCCGTGACGCCCACGTCACGCAGCGCCTGCTCGTCACGTCCCACGAGGACCAGCCGAGCGCCGTGCTCGTCCAGCACCCCGGCGATCCGGCGGCCGAGGGCACCACTGGCACCGACGACCGCGACGACGGCTCCGGACAGGTCGCGGGTCATGCGTCGAACCTAGCGACCGGGTGGGAGCCGCACCGGCGTCCGATACTGGGGGCGTGAACCCCACCTACGTCGCCGTGGTCGGCCCCAGCGGCGACCCCGAGTCGCCTGTGGCACAGGCCGCCGAGGAGGTCGGCCGGCTGCTCGCGGAGGCCGGGTGCGTCGTCGTCACCGGCGGCGGCACCGGCGTCATGGCCGCTGCGTCCCGGGGCGCGGCCGGAGCCGGGGGTACGACGCTCGGGATCCTGCCCGGCAACGACCGCGCCGAGGGCAATCCCCACCTGACCCTGGCGATCCCCACCGGCCTCGGCGAGGTGCGAAACGCGCTCGTGGTCCGGGCGGCCGACGCCGTGGTGGCTGTCGGCGGCAGCTGGGGCACGCTCAGCGAGATCGCCCTGGCCTGCCGCACCGGCGTCCGCTGCGTCTCCCTGCTCGGCTGGGACCTGCCGGAGACCGGCGGCCCGGTGGTGGCGGACTCACCCGCGGCCGCGGTGAGAGCTGCCCTGTCGTCCGGGTAACGCAACGCGCGTGTCGCTCCCGGGTCGTTAGAGCGTGCCGGGAGCGACACGGACGTTGCGTTACCGACCGAGGATCGG
The genomic region above belongs to Nocardioides coralli and contains:
- a CDS encoding SDR family NAD(P)-dependent oxidoreductase; amino-acid sequence: MTRDLSGAVVAVVGASGALGRRIAGVLDEHGARLVLVGRDEQALRDVGVTGEVVVGDLTDAELGERVVTVATEAHGRLDGVVNAAGVVAFGTLADTDDAVLEQLFLVNVLGPLWLLRRVQPALAEAGGFVVNLPGVVAEQPLPGMVAYSASKAALAAADQALSRELRRVGITVHDVRPPHTETGLADRPLAGSAPKLPTGLDPDRVARRIVQAVLDGEPVVHAGGF
- a CDS encoding TIGR00725 family protein, which encodes MNPTYVAVVGPSGDPESPVAQAAEEVGRLLAEAGCVVVTGGGTGVMAAASRGAAGAGGTTLGILPGNDRAEGNPHLTLAIPTGLGEVRNALVVRAADAVVAVGGSWGTLSEIALACRTGVRCVSLLGWDLPETGGPVVADSPAAAVRAALSSG